A region from the Mycolicibacterium phlei genome encodes:
- a CDS encoding methionine ABC transporter permease, whose protein sequence is MTETILATAKVPVNELPGLLFPALLDTLIMVGIVMTIVVLVGVPLGALIHNLAPGGLFENPKLHTILSWIINIGRSLPFLILMASIMPFTRFITGTNIGIAAAVVPMSLAGIAFFTRIVENSLRSVPPSVVQVARASGGSPLQIIRTAQINEAVPSILGGLTINVIAMIEYSAIAGTIGAGGIGYVAVTYGYQRFDQGVMLATIVILVVTVALVQLTGDALVRFTTPHARARASA, encoded by the coding sequence GTGACCGAGACGATTCTCGCGACGGCGAAGGTACCGGTGAACGAGCTGCCCGGGCTGTTGTTCCCGGCGCTGCTCGACACGTTGATCATGGTCGGGATCGTGATGACGATCGTGGTGCTGGTCGGGGTACCGCTGGGCGCGCTGATCCACAATCTGGCGCCGGGCGGGCTGTTCGAGAACCCGAAGCTGCACACGATTCTGAGCTGGATCATCAACATCGGGCGGTCGCTGCCGTTCCTGATCCTGATGGCGTCGATCATGCCGTTCACCCGGTTCATCACCGGGACGAACATCGGGATCGCGGCGGCGGTGGTGCCGATGTCGTTGGCGGGCATCGCGTTCTTCACCCGGATCGTGGAGAACTCGCTGCGGTCGGTGCCGCCGTCGGTGGTGCAGGTGGCGCGGGCGTCGGGCGGGTCGCCGCTGCAGATCATCCGCACAGCGCAGATCAACGAGGCGGTGCCGTCGATTCTCGGCGGCCTGACGATCAACGTGATCGCGATGATCGAGTACTCGGCGATCGCGGGCACCATCGGTGCGGGTGGAATCGGTTATGTCGCAGTGACGTACGGGTATCAGCGGTTCGACCAGGGCGTCATGCTGGCGACGATCGTGATCCTGGTCGTGACCGTCGCGCTGGTGCAGCTGACGGGCGATGCGCTGGTCCGGTTCACGACGCCGCACGCACGAGCCCGCGCGTCGGCCTAG
- a CDS encoding methionine ABC transporter ATP-binding protein, giving the protein MIELTDLTKVYGKGEHRTVVLDRINFRVEAGEILAVVGPSGAGKSTLAQCINLLTLPTSGSVVVNGEDLTTLSTRELRVARRRIGTVFQSAGLFERRTAAENVALPLEYLGVTPAETRRRVAELLDRVGLSERANHYPFQLSGGQRQRVGIARALALRPSVLLSDEATAGLDPTTTASVVDLLRELRDDLNLSIVFITHEMDTVLKIADSVARLDHGSIVESGRLVDLLTNPSSALGAELRPQGVAASAGSGQQVWEVVYDAPDVPSDWISRASVDLGAPLSVLGASVQSVGGVTVGSATVAVPAGVSARVPEVLRRYGLAPTGAETQELEVVA; this is encoded by the coding sequence ATGATTGAACTGACCGATCTGACCAAGGTGTACGGCAAGGGCGAGCACCGGACGGTGGTGCTCGACCGGATCAACTTCCGCGTCGAGGCCGGCGAGATCCTGGCCGTCGTGGGGCCCAGCGGTGCGGGTAAGAGCACGCTGGCGCAGTGCATCAACCTGTTGACGCTGCCGACGTCGGGCTCGGTGGTGGTCAACGGCGAGGATCTGACGACGCTGTCGACGCGGGAGCTGCGGGTGGCGCGGCGGCGCATCGGCACGGTGTTCCAGTCGGCGGGGCTGTTCGAACGACGCACGGCGGCGGAGAATGTCGCGCTGCCGCTGGAGTATCTGGGCGTGACGCCCGCGGAGACCCGTAGGCGGGTCGCGGAACTGCTTGACCGGGTTGGGCTTTCGGAGCGGGCCAACCACTATCCGTTCCAGTTGTCGGGTGGTCAGCGGCAGCGGGTCGGGATCGCCCGGGCGCTGGCGCTGCGGCCGTCGGTGCTGCTGTCGGATGAGGCGACGGCGGGGCTGGATCCGACGACGACGGCGTCGGTGGTCGACCTGTTGCGGGAGCTGCGCGACGACCTGAACCTGTCGATCGTGTTCATCACCCACGAGATGGACACGGTGCTCAAGATCGCCGACTCGGTGGCGCGGCTGGATCACGGCAGCATCGTCGAGTCGGGGCGGCTGGTGGATCTGCTGACCAACCCGTCGTCGGCGCTGGGCGCGGAGCTGCGTCCGCAGGGGGTGGCGGCGTCGGCGGGCAGTGGGCAGCAGGTGTGGGAGGTGGTGTACGACGCACCGGATGTGCCGTCGGACTGGATCTCTCGCGCATCGGTCGATCTGGGGGCGCCGCTGTCGGTGCTGGGCGCGTCGGTGCAGTCGGTGGGCGGGGTGACGGTCGGCAGCGCGACGGTCGCGGTGCCCGCCGGGGTGAGCGCGCGGGTGCCGGAGGTGCTGCGGCGCTACGGGTTGGCGCCGACCGGCGCCGAGACGCAGGAGCTGGAGGTCGTGGCGTGA
- a CDS encoding LLM class flavin-dependent oxidoreductase has translation MTERELHLGVNVLSDGMHPAAWQYPDVDPNWFADPAFWINVAQIAERGTLDALFMADSPSLFQPPDQPLTQPPLALDPIVLLSSLASVTTHLGLIGTVSTSFEEPYNIARRFATLDHVSRGRVAWNVVTSSDPYAWNNFGHGSQVSRQPDRGERYRRAAEFIDVVRALWDSWDDDAVLADKQTGAFSRVGAIRTIDHRGEFFNVDGPLTLPRPPQGHPVLFQAGGSSGGLDLAAKYADGVFAAQASLPDALNYANELRSRTAAYGRPRDAVRIMPGLSFVLGSTEEEARRRNDELNELCGERRLAHFASQLSVDPSELDWDKPLPQYLLDGAVTDVGSQGARDIVVNLARRENLTVRQLLDRVITWHRLVIGGPEQIADAIEEWFVAGAVDGFNLMPDVFPSGLELFVDHVVPILRKRGLFRHEYTTTTLRGHLGLERIPDRSAHRNAGTVAAVG, from the coding sequence ATGACCGAGCGTGAACTTCACCTGGGTGTCAACGTCCTGTCCGACGGGATGCACCCGGCGGCCTGGCAGTACCCCGACGTCGACCCGAACTGGTTCGCCGACCCCGCGTTCTGGATCAACGTGGCCCAGATCGCCGAACGCGGCACCCTCGACGCGCTGTTCATGGCCGACAGCCCGTCACTGTTCCAGCCGCCGGACCAGCCGCTCACCCAGCCGCCGCTGGCGCTGGACCCGATCGTGCTGCTGTCGTCGCTGGCTTCGGTCACCACCCACCTCGGGCTGATCGGCACGGTGTCGACGTCGTTCGAGGAGCCCTACAACATCGCCCGCCGCTTCGCGACGCTGGACCACGTCAGCCGCGGCCGCGTCGCCTGGAACGTCGTCACCAGCAGCGACCCCTACGCCTGGAACAACTTCGGGCACGGCTCGCAGGTGTCGCGCCAACCCGACCGCGGCGAACGCTACCGGCGCGCCGCGGAGTTCATCGATGTCGTTCGCGCGCTGTGGGATTCGTGGGACGACGACGCGGTGCTGGCGGACAAGCAGACCGGTGCGTTCAGCCGCGTCGGCGCCATCCGCACCATCGACCACCGCGGCGAGTTCTTCAACGTCGACGGCCCGCTGACGCTGCCGCGTCCCCCGCAGGGCCACCCGGTGCTGTTCCAGGCCGGCGGCTCGAGCGGCGGGCTGGACCTGGCCGCCAAGTACGCCGACGGGGTGTTCGCCGCGCAGGCGTCGCTGCCCGACGCGCTGAACTACGCCAACGAACTGCGTTCCCGCACAGCCGCCTACGGGCGTCCGCGGGACGCGGTGCGCATCATGCCCGGCTTGTCGTTCGTGCTGGGCAGCACCGAGGAGGAGGCGCGTCGGCGCAACGACGAGCTCAACGAACTGTGCGGTGAACGCCGGCTGGCCCACTTCGCGTCGCAGCTGTCGGTCGACCCGTCCGAACTGGACTGGGACAAGCCGCTGCCGCAGTACCTGCTCGACGGCGCGGTCACCGACGTCGGCTCGCAGGGCGCCCGCGACATCGTCGTGAACCTGGCCCGGCGCGAGAACCTCACGGTGCGCCAACTGCTGGATCGGGTGATCACCTGGCACCGCCTGGTGATCGGCGGTCCGGAGCAGATCGCCGACGCGATCGAGGAGTGGTTCGTCGCGGGCGCGGTCGACGGGTTCAACCTGATGCCGGACGTGTTCCCGTCGGGGCTGGAGCTGTTCGTCGACCACGTCGTGCCGATCCTGCGCAAGCGCGGGCTGTTCCGCCACGAGTACACGACCACCACGCTGCGTGGCCATCTCGGGTTGGAGCGCATCCCGGACCGCTCGGCCCACCGGAATGCGGGCACGGTCGCCGCGGTCGGTTGA
- a CDS encoding DUF3375 domain-containing protein, with protein MDGTADNTELSAADLLELNRELQGSPTTRLLAATNLGLYATLMERHLLDGVTPETELVVRLERDLDDLGSLEGQSGLSLIKSWASQGWLHRIVDPRTDQNVCYLTQEARRALDFLRGMRRQDTIATGGSMQGIAARLKQVAVRVDRDPVRIRKHIEAEIAALQAELDELEAGQRPEPDVTDAYDEARAIALQMERLITDIGQYGTMIEQATAALDEPIDSNEAYRDRQRQMYEDYQAAWDSKGRESHRAFLRMVNDPDQRAEFEADVAAVAEALPMLDPALRKVMSGFFELVGQQIDEVERIQQRCAQRVKRFTAFGTLEQSRGIARQLNDAIGAARALLKTSLIDSRLDIEVPLAKHAITSIGALSFKIGDLSTPKPAVHAEGEVDLSSFAALTTQVDAPAMSEMLNRAVSSGPVSLPEAVAMVDNAYLGHVIVLWSWALKQPNDAAAHKKSIPVRFRSLDGPDRAIEVPELLFTEPITSTAGVAQ; from the coding sequence GTGGACGGTACCGCCGACAACACGGAGCTCTCGGCCGCCGACCTGCTCGAACTCAACCGCGAGCTGCAGGGCAGCCCGACCACCCGGCTGCTGGCTGCCACCAACCTCGGCCTGTACGCCACGCTGATGGAGCGCCACCTGCTCGACGGGGTGACACCGGAGACCGAGCTGGTCGTGCGCCTGGAGCGCGACCTCGACGACCTCGGCTCGCTCGAGGGCCAGTCGGGGTTGTCGCTGATCAAGTCGTGGGCCAGCCAGGGCTGGCTGCACCGCATCGTCGACCCGCGCACCGACCAGAACGTCTGCTATCTGACCCAGGAGGCCCGCCGCGCGCTGGACTTCCTGCGCGGGATGCGCCGCCAGGACACCATCGCCACCGGCGGCTCGATGCAGGGCATCGCCGCGCGGCTAAAGCAGGTCGCCGTCCGGGTGGACCGCGACCCGGTCCGGATCCGCAAGCACATCGAGGCCGAGATCGCGGCACTGCAGGCCGAGCTCGACGAGCTCGAGGCCGGCCAGCGCCCCGAACCTGACGTCACCGACGCCTACGACGAGGCCCGCGCGATCGCCCTGCAGATGGAACGGCTGATCACCGACATCGGCCAGTACGGGACGATGATCGAGCAGGCCACCGCCGCCCTCGACGAGCCGATCGACAGCAACGAGGCCTACCGCGACCGGCAGCGCCAGATGTACGAGGACTACCAGGCCGCGTGGGACTCCAAGGGCCGCGAGAGCCACCGCGCGTTCCTGCGCATGGTCAACGACCCCGACCAGCGCGCCGAGTTCGAGGCCGACGTCGCCGCGGTCGCCGAGGCGCTGCCCATGCTGGACCCGGCACTGCGCAAGGTCATGTCGGGCTTCTTCGAGCTGGTCGGCCAGCAGATCGACGAGGTCGAGCGCATCCAGCAGCGCTGCGCGCAGCGGGTCAAGCGGTTCACCGCGTTCGGCACCCTGGAGCAGAGCCGCGGCATCGCCCGCCAGCTCAACGACGCCATCGGAGCCGCCCGCGCGCTGCTGAAGACCTCGCTGATCGACTCGCGCCTGGACATCGAGGTACCGCTGGCCAAGCACGCGATCACCTCGATCGGCGCGCTGAGCTTCAAGATCGGCGACCTGTCCACCCCGAAGCCGGCCGTCCACGCCGAGGGCGAGGTCGACCTGTCCAGCTTCGCGGCGCTGACCACCCAGGTCGACGCGCCGGCGATGTCGGAGATGCTCAACCGCGCGGTCAGCAGCGGACCCGTCTCGCTGCCGGAGGCCGTCGCGATGGTCGACAACGCCTACCTGGGCCACGTCATCGTGCTGTGGTCCTGGGCCCTCAAACAACCGAATGATGCTGCGGCGCATAAGAAGTCGATCCCGGTTCGGTTCCGTTCCCTGGACGGTCCGGACCGGGCGATCGAGGTGCCCGAGCTGTTGTTCACCGAACCGATCACGAGCACCGCAGGAGTCGCGCAGTGA
- a CDS encoding ATP-binding protein: MTEQFHLSRLQVINWGVFDGYHSIPFSPGGALIAGASGSGKSSLLDAISLGFLPFNRRNFNASGDNTAAGSSAGRRTVDKYVRGAWGQRSDGNTSKVMYLRGEGTTWSAVAVTYSSDSGRTVTGLVLKWLTGESRNDSSSRFVIGDGDLDIEDVCNRWAAGRFDTGVFKDGGWRFTTKVESQYLAQLYATIGIRASDAAQQLLGKAKSLKSVGGLEQFVREFMLDEPESLARLPEALKQIDPLVEARELLAVAQKKRKILGDIEKIQQRYASESTDLGIIDLADMPMVRAYTDHVRLAQCPAQIEVLDTTIEQLDNEYEDVTRSLNLAKAEADSLNAQISGQNASLAPLQSQVTAAEAEAEQVTRRRSAYEDLLIAHDIRVPETAEEFWNLREELLAEATELLARVERNREASTDAEYAQKAARIARDDAARELKRVEHVGSALPEFALAMREQICTALDLDVNELPYIAELLDLKPDQTRWRVAVEKVLRGAGLRLLVPDQHWEKVLRFVNETDMRGRLQLHHVRTRMLGAEPEEPDPNTLAGKLFPVDPKHPCAAEAVDVVAAAGDHVCVDTPDVFARYRRAVTDTGLYKDSDRLAIKDDRRPLRQSDYLYQGDVTAKINALTMDLAAAEEAYQKARRVADDIAAERQRWRDRAAACKAICEQFPQWSQIDTETADRHADRLREQYELLMAEHPDLEALNARADECWSQIQALMTRRGAIQTRRDDLDARRTAILELSERLSPAFVSEPLTELLNRYSATLPVTLELLDPEPFRDALFNTIKKEREQLRESRRRSYDELARILNTFDTAFPDAIPNDSDNFDERVHDYVALCRHIDERELPEAYERMMRLVTEQAPDAILTLHRVAEQEARRIAEQIERVNTGLGAVEFNRGTRLTLRATPRSLTAVAELTEIVRSISRRIAEVGLGDKQAILDQYADILRLRNRLASTNPEDKAWTRDALDVRNRFTFDCAEWDIETGDLIRTHSNAGDNSGGEQEKLMAFCLAGALSFNLAAPNSDDNKPVFAQLMLDEAFSKSDPQFAQQALQAFRKFGFQLIIVATVQNATTIQPYIDSVVMVSKTEATGRNARPVASVATRTISEFTALRKEMREKVPAGV, from the coding sequence ATGACTGAACAGTTCCACCTGTCGCGGCTTCAGGTCATCAACTGGGGCGTGTTCGACGGCTACCACTCGATCCCGTTCAGCCCCGGCGGCGCGCTGATCGCCGGCGCCTCCGGTAGCGGCAAATCGTCTCTGCTGGACGCGATCTCGCTGGGCTTCCTGCCGTTCAACCGCCGCAACTTCAACGCCTCCGGCGACAACACCGCCGCCGGGTCCAGCGCGGGCCGCCGCACCGTGGACAAGTACGTGCGCGGCGCGTGGGGTCAGCGCAGCGACGGCAACACCAGCAAGGTGATGTACCTGCGCGGTGAGGGCACCACCTGGTCGGCGGTGGCGGTGACCTACTCCAGCGACTCGGGCCGCACCGTGACGGGTCTGGTGCTCAAGTGGCTGACCGGCGAGTCGCGCAACGACTCGTCGAGCCGGTTCGTCATCGGCGACGGCGACCTGGACATCGAGGACGTCTGCAACCGCTGGGCGGCGGGCCGTTTCGACACAGGTGTGTTCAAGGACGGCGGCTGGCGGTTCACCACGAAGGTCGAGTCGCAGTACCTGGCGCAGCTGTACGCCACGATCGGCATCCGCGCCTCCGATGCCGCCCAGCAGCTGCTCGGCAAGGCCAAGTCGCTGAAAAGCGTTGGCGGCCTGGAGCAGTTCGTCCGGGAGTTCATGCTCGACGAGCCGGAGAGCCTGGCCCGGCTGCCCGAGGCGCTCAAGCAGATCGACCCGCTGGTGGAGGCGCGCGAACTGTTGGCGGTCGCGCAGAAGAAACGCAAGATCCTCGGCGACATCGAGAAGATCCAGCAGCGCTACGCCTCGGAGTCCACCGACCTGGGCATCATCGACCTGGCCGACATGCCGATGGTGCGCGCCTACACCGACCATGTGCGGCTGGCGCAGTGCCCGGCGCAGATCGAGGTGCTCGACACCACGATCGAGCAGCTCGACAACGAGTACGAGGACGTCACGCGGTCGCTGAATCTGGCCAAGGCCGAGGCGGATTCGCTCAACGCCCAGATCAGCGGGCAGAACGCCAGCCTGGCGCCGCTGCAGTCGCAGGTGACCGCCGCCGAGGCCGAGGCCGAGCAGGTGACCCGTCGGCGCAGCGCCTACGAGGACCTGCTGATCGCCCACGACATCCGGGTCCCGGAGACCGCCGAGGAGTTCTGGAACCTGCGCGAGGAGCTGCTCGCCGAGGCCACCGAGCTGCTGGCCCGGGTGGAGCGCAACCGGGAGGCGTCCACCGACGCGGAGTACGCGCAGAAGGCAGCGCGTATCGCCCGCGACGACGCCGCCCGCGAACTCAAGCGCGTCGAGCACGTCGGCTCCGCGCTGCCGGAGTTCGCGCTGGCGATGCGCGAACAGATCTGCACCGCACTGGATCTCGACGTCAACGAGCTGCCCTACATCGCCGAGCTGCTGGACCTCAAACCGGATCAGACGCGCTGGCGGGTCGCGGTGGAGAAGGTGCTGCGCGGGGCGGGTCTGCGGCTGCTGGTGCCCGACCAGCACTGGGAGAAGGTGCTGCGTTTCGTCAACGAGACCGATATGCGCGGCCGGTTGCAGCTGCACCACGTGCGGACCCGGATGCTGGGCGCCGAGCCCGAAGAACCTGATCCGAACACGTTGGCGGGCAAGCTGTTCCCCGTCGACCCGAAGCATCCGTGCGCGGCCGAGGCCGTCGACGTCGTCGCCGCCGCGGGCGACCACGTCTGCGTCGACACCCCCGATGTGTTCGCGCGTTACCGCCGCGCGGTCACCGACACCGGCCTGTACAAGGACAGCGACCGGTTGGCGATCAAGGACGACCGTCGTCCGCTGCGCCAGTCCGACTACCTGTACCAGGGCGACGTGACGGCGAAGATCAACGCGCTGACCATGGATCTGGCCGCCGCCGAGGAGGCCTACCAGAAGGCGCGGCGGGTGGCCGACGACATCGCCGCCGAGCGGCAGCGCTGGCGGGACCGGGCCGCGGCGTGCAAGGCGATCTGCGAGCAGTTCCCGCAGTGGAGCCAGATCGACACCGAGACCGCCGACCGGCACGCCGACCGGCTGCGCGAGCAGTACGAGCTGCTGATGGCCGAGCACCCCGACCTGGAGGCGCTCAACGCCCGCGCCGACGAATGCTGGTCACAGATCCAGGCTTTGATGACGCGCCGCGGTGCGATCCAGACCCGCCGCGACGACCTCGACGCCCGGCGCACCGCGATCCTGGAGCTCTCGGAGCGGCTGTCGCCGGCGTTCGTCTCGGAACCGTTGACGGAGCTGCTGAACCGGTATTCGGCGACGCTGCCGGTGACGCTGGAGCTGCTGGATCCCGAGCCGTTCCGCGACGCGCTGTTCAACACGATCAAGAAGGAACGCGAGCAGCTGCGCGAGAGCCGTCGTCGCTCCTACGACGAGCTGGCGCGCATCCTCAACACGTTCGACACCGCGTTCCCGGACGCGATCCCCAACGACAGCGACAACTTCGACGAGCGGGTGCACGACTACGTCGCGCTGTGCCGCCACATCGACGAGCGCGAGCTGCCCGAGGCCTACGAGCGGATGATGCGGCTGGTGACCGAGCAGGCGCCGGACGCGATCCTGACGCTGCACCGGGTGGCCGAGCAGGAGGCGCGGCGCATCGCCGAGCAGATCGAGCGGGTCAACACCGGGCTGGGCGCGGTGGAGTTCAACCGCGGCACCCGGTTGACGCTGCGCGCGACGCCGCGGTCGCTGACGGCGGTGGCGGAGCTGACCGAGATCGTGCGGTCGATCTCGCGGCGCATCGCCGAGGTTGGCCTGGGCGACAAGCAGGCGATCCTGGACCAGTACGCCGATATCCTGCGGCTGCGCAACCGGTTGGCCTCGACCAACCCGGAGGACAAGGCGTGGACCCGCGACGCGCTGGACGTGCGCAACCGGTTCACGTTCGACTGCGCGGAGTGGGATATCGAGACCGGCGACCTGATCCGCACGCACTCCAACGCCGGCGACAACTCCGGTGGTGAGCAGGAGAAGCTGATGGCGTTCTGCCTCGCCGGCGCGCTGAGCTTCAACCTGGCGGCGCCCAACAGCGACGACAACAAACCGGTTTTCGCGCAGCTGATGCTCGACGAGGCGTTCTCCAAGTCGGACCCGCAGTTCGCGCAGCAGGCGCTGCAGGCGTTCCGCAAGTTCGGGTTCCAGCTGATCATCGTGGCGACGGTGCAGAACGCGACGACGATCCAGCCCTACATCGACAGCGTGGTGATGGTGAGCAAGACGGAGGCGACGGGCCGCAACGCCCGCCCCGTCGCGTCGGTGGCCACCCGGACGATCTCGGAGTTCACCGCGCTGCGTAAGGAGATGCGGGAGAAGGTTCCGGCGGGCGTGTGA
- a CDS encoding ribonuclease HI — translation MSTDTATTHKPAPKPTARPLPADLVKPRPRPVTSVAVVVAGGIGPTFRYSACSATQSWTGTVKADSSETALLDAIKRVRAQADAERLRIVVQLPPRSTLWALRDEIPILMPGVFLERPTLADEPLMTAAREGIVPPRRRLAPVTVATDGSVRGKVTGYGWLASTGEYGLMAFRHLKTQTGPKVVLVAELRAIAKAVQALRGRDITILSDSRQAVQMVQRWMAGDFVLPEGYSLERANGRTPGLVTAQQMIHAERERLHPTWVKAHSGQPLNEGADALARLASRYVRGNSGLDDAEYHRRAADLAAAFAAEFNRRSA, via the coding sequence ATGAGCACCGACACCGCGACGACTCACAAGCCCGCCCCGAAGCCGACGGCCCGGCCCCTGCCTGCCGACCTGGTCAAACCGCGGCCGCGTCCGGTGACGTCGGTGGCGGTGGTCGTCGCCGGTGGGATCGGCCCGACGTTCCGCTACTCGGCCTGCTCGGCGACGCAGAGCTGGACCGGCACGGTCAAGGCGGACAGCTCCGAGACCGCGCTGCTCGACGCCATCAAGCGCGTCCGCGCCCAGGCCGACGCCGAGCGGTTGCGCATCGTCGTGCAGCTGCCGCCGCGCAGCACGCTGTGGGCGCTGCGCGACGAGATCCCGATCCTGATGCCCGGCGTGTTCCTGGAGCGGCCCACGCTGGCCGACGAACCGCTGATGACCGCGGCCCGCGAGGGAATCGTCCCGCCGCGGCGGCGGCTCGCCCCGGTGACGGTGGCGACGGACGGCTCGGTGCGCGGCAAGGTCACCGGCTACGGCTGGTTGGCGTCGACGGGCGAGTACGGCCTGATGGCGTTCCGTCACCTCAAGACGCAGACGGGTCCCAAGGTGGTGCTGGTCGCCGAACTGCGCGCGATCGCCAAGGCGGTGCAGGCGCTGCGCGGCCGCGACATCACGATCCTCAGCGACAGCAGGCAGGCGGTCCAGATGGTGCAGCGCTGGATGGCCGGCGACTTCGTGCTGCCCGAGGGCTACTCCCTCGAGCGCGCCAACGGCCGGACGCCCGGACTGGTCACCGCGCAGCAGATGATCCACGCCGAGCGCGAGCGTCTCCACCCGACCTGGGTGAAGGCGCACTCCGGCCAGCCGCTCAACGAGGGCGCCGACGCGCTGGCCAGGCTGGCGTCGCGGTACGTGCGCGGCAACAGCGGTCTCGACGACGCCGAATACCATCGCCGCGCAGCCGATCTGGCGGCCGCGTTCGCCGCGGAGTTCAACCGCCGGTCGGCCTGA
- a CDS encoding DUF4194 domain-containing protein — translation MTTEPEVDFSSLPEVDQNARTPHQRRPRFDGDVSELPDRACWALQHLLTRRYISADSDADIYSWVLEYRDQLAVRLSELDLILRVVDGIEVAFVEQARYESARGIKLLRREPLGTYDSILALHLAQMMRAAGGQSVLISREEIHGLFAGVLNETDRDAVTFAARIDGAIARLAGLEILRRTRDDEDSYTISPVITAIMTASVIEELQQQFEQLLNGGAAADEEDTPDD, via the coding sequence GTGACCACCGAGCCCGAGGTCGACTTCAGCTCGCTGCCCGAAGTCGACCAGAACGCCCGTACCCCGCACCAGCGTCGCCCGCGGTTCGACGGCGACGTCTCCGAGCTGCCCGACCGCGCCTGCTGGGCGCTGCAGCACCTGCTGACCCGCCGCTACATCAGCGCCGACTCCGACGCCGACATCTACTCGTGGGTGCTGGAGTACCGCGACCAGCTGGCCGTGCGGCTGTCCGAGCTGGACCTGATCCTGCGGGTGGTCGACGGCATCGAGGTGGCGTTCGTCGAGCAGGCCCGCTACGAATCGGCAAGGGGCATCAAGCTTCTGCGCCGCGAACCGCTGGGCACCTACGACTCGATCCTGGCGCTGCACCTGGCGCAGATGATGCGCGCCGCGGGCGGGCAGTCGGTGCTGATCAGCCGCGAGGAGATCCACGGCCTGTTCGCCGGGGTGCTCAACGAGACCGACCGCGACGCGGTGACGTTCGCCGCCCGCATCGACGGCGCGATCGCCCGGCTGGCCGGCCTGGAGATCCTGCGCCGCACCCGCGACGACGAGGACAGCTACACGATCAGCCCGGTGATCACCGCGATCATGACGGCCTCGGTGATCGAGGAACTGCAGCAGCAGTTCGAACAGCTGCTCAACGGCGGCGCCGCGGCCGACGAGGAGGACACCCCCGATGACTGA
- a CDS encoding MetQ/NlpA family ABC transporter substrate-binding protein, which translates to MSIDESVSVSDEAHGFTLTRRRKWPYLLIGALVVIVAVAAVIFVRGTGSASPNETAGATLNVVYLDSNPAEKAIIEYIADNVAPDYGIKVGAVGLGDSTQINQAISDGRYAGTIFQHRHWLQQVLDANPGFREEAATGPFFHWVFGIWSDKYKTVDEIPYGATVSLLADPANNAQGIWYLAQAGLVTLRPDADITALTTKDIVDNPKNLQFTLLDFGAQPRALRDLDAIVGYAESFLAAGVSEDNLIFAPKSPDEFASVLTVGSKWIDTDNIQNLIKAFKDPRVQTFIATDPDVKKLALPGDPA; encoded by the coding sequence ATGAGTATCGACGAGTCTGTCTCGGTCAGTGACGAGGCGCACGGTTTCACCCTGACCCGACGCCGCAAGTGGCCTTACCTGCTGATCGGCGCGCTGGTGGTGATCGTCGCCGTCGCCGCGGTCATCTTCGTGCGCGGCACCGGCAGCGCCTCGCCCAACGAAACCGCGGGCGCCACACTCAACGTCGTCTACCTGGACTCCAACCCCGCCGAGAAGGCGATCATCGAGTACATCGCCGACAACGTCGCCCCCGACTACGGCATCAAGGTCGGCGCCGTCGGCCTCGGTGACAGCACCCAGATCAACCAGGCCATCAGCGACGGCCGCTACGCCGGCACCATCTTCCAGCACCGGCACTGGCTGCAGCAGGTGCTCGACGCCAACCCGGGCTTCCGCGAGGAGGCCGCGACCGGGCCGTTCTTCCACTGGGTGTTCGGCATCTGGTCGGACAAGTACAAGACCGTCGACGAGATCCCCTACGGCGCCACGGTGTCCCTGCTCGCCGACCCGGCGAACAACGCCCAGGGCATCTGGTACCTCGCCCAGGCCGGGCTGGTCACGCTGCGCCCCGACGCCGACATCACCGCGCTGACCACCAAGGACATCGTCGACAACCCGAAGAACCTGCAGTTCACCCTGCTCGACTTCGGCGCACAGCCGCGCGCCCTGCGCGACCTCGACGCGATCGTGGGCTACGCCGAGTCGTTCCTGGCCGCGGGCGTGTCCGAGGACAACTTGATCTTCGCGCCCAAGTCGCCCGACGAGTTCGCCTCGGTGCTGACCGTCGGCAGCAAGTGGATCGACACCGACAACATCCAGAACCTCATCAAGGCGTTCAAGGATCCACGCGTGCAGACCTTCATCGCCACCGACCCCGACGTGAAAAAGCTTGCACTCCCTGGAGATCCGGCATGA